One part of the Ziziphus jujuba cultivar Dongzao chromosome 2, ASM3175591v1 genome encodes these proteins:
- the LOC107418728 gene encoding putative disease resistance protein RGA1, whose product MAWFVLSSFVDRTIEMLHSEAVQQIGVTDELSELKNTMSSIKARLSDAEEKEELVDHRLFVDLEKVEELVDDLSSEALRQQLAGTLRRDSITKKVCTFFSTSSNQAASQYKLGEKIKGINKILARLKASLLDSGLVERHEENIDVVTRGKEPTPSYVHKEQVIIGRDRDTTAIKRYLFDVAENSEEKNVEVIPIVGARGIGKTTLAQLVFHDEEVVMHFDLRLWVNLETYQLQQKLGKIVRGKRYLLVLDDVLIGNPLMWTSLKNLSSGCANGSRIITTSSYWDAEIEITKSIGTTKPYELKPLDEEESWALFKKVVFENGEEKQINSQIVKRIVERCAGSPFAIKTIGRMLQSKDPETEWSTFLETDIISRIHRGDLNSFEALKIVWDNFPWNLKNCLAYCSLFPIDFEIDVKTLINLWIAQGFIYPSPGRHMEDVGYEYFRNLCWESIFQEVEKDENGIVSKCRMAPLMHQFVIKAAEQFVIPDLTTFEELWLPQPGQLGSPQLGQFWLAQHVSFGFHLDSSSILVRLLWDRAYNLHTILLPSQMRLETEETLSESFFDVIILRHKLLRVLDLHNLGIEMLPDSIGKLKHLRYLDVSQNSAIKSLPNSITMLLHLTVLKLSSCYGLQELPRDIHKLISLRHVEIDWCYSLTHLPRGLGHLTQLQTLSEFVLSKDNRHSCSLSQLAALNNLRGKLKIKNLENGIYDSKAAILKEKEHLTSLTLAWDLDVPEDTAKYQLDLLEPPSNIKELLLVRYDGIEFSNWFSSLNNLVKFSLRNCKCRHLPPLSHLSSLKVLILDQMTDLKCISNKYENNHPSSSSASAAAAAFFPSLEELRLTELPNLEEWWGGDNSLKATVSSLPSFPRLSKLMIEDCPKLSSMPLYTHLKEWLVLDNTSLETFQHIMNPFTSSQVPSETNKEWSAASTSSAVFASSSLSRLQSLCIIGIKKLDISYSDEIKWEGLRNLRFLRFDYLPKLNELPEGLQHVTTLQELHIWRCNMKTLPEWIGKFKFLTALGISACPYLNSLPEAIKSLSSLMTLEIVDCPILLERCKSENGADWHKIEHIPDLFFL is encoded by the coding sequence CCGGCTATTCGTTGACCTTGAAAAAGTTGAAGAGTTGGTGGATGACTTGTCCAGTGAGGCTTTGAGACAACAACTTGCAGGGACTCTCAGAAGGGACAGTATTACCAAGAAGGTATGTACTTTCTTCTCAACCTCCTCAAATCAAGCTGCCTCACAATACAAGCTAGGTgaaaaaattaaaggtattaacaaaatattagcTCGACTTAAAGCATCTTTACTTGACTCTGGTCTGGTGGAGAGACATGAGGAGAACATAGACGTTGTCACTAGAGGGAAGGAGCCTACTCCCTCATATGTACATAAAGAACAAGTTATAATTGGGAGAGATAGAGATACGACGGCAATCAAACGATATCTTTTTGATGTCGCCGAAAATAGTGAAGAGAAGAATGTAGAGGTGATTCCTATAGTAGGTGCGAGGGGTATTGGAAAAACCACACTTGCTCAGTTGGTGTTTCAtgatgaggaggtggtgatgcattttgaTTTGAGATTGTGGGTAAATCTAGAGACATATCAATTGCAGCAGAAACTTGGTAAAATAGTGAGGGGAAAACGTTATCTCCTTGTACTTGATGACGTGTTGATTGGGAACCCTCTTATGTGGACTAGTTTGAAAAATTTGTCATCAGGTTGTGCAAATGGGAGTAGAATAATAACAACTAGTTCATATTGGGATGCAGAAATTGAAATTACAAAAAGTATAGGCACAACAAAACCATATGAATTAAAGCCATTAGATGAAGAAGAATCTTGGGCTCTATTTAAAAAGGTGGTTTTTGAGAATGGAGAGGAGAAGCAAATCAATTCCCAGATTGTGAAAAGAATTGTTGAAAGGTGTGCAGGGTCTCCTTTTGCCATAAAGACAATAGGAAGGATGTTACAATCTAAAGATCCGGAAACAGAATGGTCCACCTTCCTAGAAACGGATATAATTTCAAGAATCCATAGAGGAGATCTTAATTCATTTGAAGCGCTAAAAATTGTTTGGGATAACTTCCcatggaatttgaaaaattgctTGGCCTACTGTAGCTTATTCCCTATAGATTTTGAAATTGAtgttaaaacattaataaatcTTTGGATAGCACAGGGGTTTATTTATCCATCACCAGGAAGACACATGGAGGATGTGGGTTATGAGTATTTTCGAAATTTATGCTGGGAATCCATCTTTCAAGAAGTTGAAAAAGATGAGAATGGCATTGTAAGTAAGTGCAGAATGGCACCCCTCATGCACCAATTTGTAATTAAGGCAGCAGAACAATTTGTAATACCAGATCTTACAACTTTTGAAGAACTCTGGTTGCCACAACCTGGACAACTCGGGTCGCCACAACTTGGACAATTCTGGTTGGCACAACATGTCTCGTTTGGCTTTCATCTAGATTCATCATCAATCCTTGTAAGGTTATTATGGGACAGAGCATACAATTTACACACAATTCTTTTGCCTAGTCAGATGCGTTTGGAAACTGAAGAGACACTAAGTGAGTCATTTTTCGATGTGATTATCTTACGTCATAAATTGTTACGTGTATTGGATTTGCATAATTTAGGGATCGAAATGTTGCCGGATTCCATAGGCAAGTTGAAACATCTACGATATCTCGATGTCTCTCAAAATTCAGCCATTAAATCATTGCCAAATTCGATTACCATGCTGCTGCATTTGACAGTGCTGAAACTCTCCTCGTGTTACGGACTCCAAGAATTGCCAAGAGATATTCATAAACTAATCAGCCTCAGACATGTTGAGATTGACTGGTGCTACAGTTTGACTCATTTGCCACGTGGACTGGGTCACCTTACTCAACTTCAGACATTATCAGAATTTGTACTGAGTAAGGACAATCGCCATTCATGTTCGCTAAGCCAATTAGCGGCACTGAACAATTTGAGGGGAAAGctcaaaattaaaaacttgGAAAATGGCATATATGATTCTAAGGCTGCAATATTGAAGGAGAAAGAGCATCTTACATCCTTAACACTAGCTTGGGATTTGGATGTCCCTGAAGATACAGCAAAATATCAATTGGATCTCCTGGAGCCTCCTTCCAATATCAAAGAATTGCTTTTAGTCCGCTATGATGGTATCGAGTTTTCCAATTGGTTTTCCTCACTCAACAACTTGGTTAAATTCTCGTTAAGAAATTGTAAATGCCGACATCTACCGCCCCTCAGTCACCTTTCATCTCTTAAGGTTTTGATTCTAGATCAGATGACTGATTTGAAGTGTATCTCCAACAAGTATGAGAATAATCAtccttcatcatcatcagcatcagcagcagcagcagcatttTTTCCATCCCTGGAAGAACTTAGGCTTACAGAATTGCCTAATCTTGAGGAATGGTGGGGAGGTGATAATTCTTTGAAGGCAACTGTATCATCATTGCCGTCATTTCCTCGTCTTTCTAAATTGATGATTGAAGATTGCCCCAAGTTGAGTTCCATGCCTCTTTACACTCATTTAAAAGAGTGGCTAGTGTTGGATAATACTAGCTTGGAGACATTCCAACACATAATGAATCCATTCACGTCGTCACAAGTACCCTCAGAGACAAATAAAGAATGGTCAGCAGCATCAACCTCCTCTGCAGTTTTTGCTTCATCTTCTCTCTCCAGATTGCAAAGTCTCTGTATTATTGGGATTAAGAAGCTTGACATTAGCTACAGTGATGAGATTAAATGGGAAGGCCTTAGAAATCTACGCTTTCTGAGATTTGATTATCTACCAAAACTAAATGAGCTTCCCGAAGGTCTTCAACATGTTACCACCCTCCAAGAACTCCATATCTGGCGCTGTAATATGAAGACTCTTCCAGAATGGATAGGGAAATTCAAGTTCCTTACAGCACTTGGAATTTCAGCGTGCCCTTACTTGAATTCACTGCCTGAAGCAATAAAAAGCCTCTCCTCTTTAATGACGCTGGAGATTGTGGATTGTCCAATCTTATTGGAAAGATGCAAAAGTGAAAATGGTGCAGATTGGCATAAGATTGAACACATTCCAGATCTGTTTTTCCTATGA
- the LOC125422263 gene encoding glutathione transferase GST 23: protein MGELTLIATPQSSYCARIQWTLKLKGVEYEFIEEDLLNKSPLLLESNPAYKKFPTILHEGKPLAESLIILEYIDQVWKHYPLLPHDPSDKAIARSSAKFADEKVHTCLIQLHTFFFPPYVCMMFIVCEFSCIQLIVEVWEAFKSEGEKKEKAIKAAVESLATVDKQIEGKKCFGGERIGYLDLVYGWLAHWLNVMEEVGGMKLLDKESFPSLHQ, encoded by the coding sequence ATGGGAGAATTGACGCTGATTGCAACACCCCAAAGCTCTTATTGTGCCAGAATTCAATGGACACTGAAGCTTAAAGGTGTGGAATATGAATTCATAGAAGAAGATTTACTAAACAAAAGCCCTTTGCTTCTCGAATCTAACCCTGCTTATAAAAAATTCCCAACAATTCTTCATGAGGGCAAACCATTAGCCGAGTCCCTTATCATCCTTGAGTATATTGATCAGGTTTGGAAACACTATCCCTTGCTTCCTCATGATCCATCCGATAAAGCCATTGCTCGTTCATCCGCTAAGTTTGCTGATGAAAAGGTACATACATGTTTAATTCAACTacatacctttttttttcccccctatgTATGCATGATGTTCATAGTATGTGAATTCTCTTGTATTCAGCTTATAGTTGAAGTATGGGAAGCTTTCAAATCAGAAGGAGAGAAAAAGGAGAAGGCAATCAAAGCTGCTGTGGAATCATTGGCAACTGTTGATAAGCAGATTGAAGGAAAGAAGTGTTTTGGTGGAGAAAGAATAGGGTATTTGGATTTAGTATATGGTTGGTTAGCTCACTGGCTTAATGTTATGGAAGAAGTAGGAGGCATGAAGTTGCTTGATAAGGAGAGCTTCCCATCACTCCATCAATGA